AGACAACACTACTGAAAATAATCCTCGGATTTCTCAAACCCAAAAAGGGGGAAGTTTTTTTTGAAGGACAAAATATTAAAAAGATCCCTCGTAATATGCTTGCCCGCCGGATTGCCTATGTGCCGCAGACCCACAGGGAGGCCTTCGCCTACACAGTGGAGGATGTGGTCCTGATGGGGAGAATGCCATATCATTCCTTCTTCTCCAGTTATTCCCAAAAGGATCACGCTGCGGTGGCAGCAGCCCTTGAACGGCTCGGCATCCTGCACCTGATGAAGAGGCCGTACACCGAAATCAGCGGCGGTGAGCGACAGTTGACCCTGATTGCCCGCTCTCTGGCACAGGGAGCCGATGTCTTTATTATGGACGAACCTGTGAACGGTCTGGATTACGGCAACCAGATGCGCCTTCTTGCCGGTATCAAAAGTTTGGCAAGGGAGGGGCTTACCATCATCATGACCACCCATTTCCCAGACCATGCCTTAATGACAGCCGACAGGGTCATCCTTTTCAAAGACGGCGCCGTGCTGGCTGATGGGCCGCCGGACACCACCATCAATCGTGAGACTATCTTTACGCTCTACTCTATTCAGGTGGATATCATACCTGTAAACGGCAGCGGCAAGGTCTGTATGCCGGTCTGCAACCAGTGGAGACAGGGAGGTTGTCATGTCCCGAGAGATCATAGACCGTTATAGTGAAGAGTTCTGGTTCCATTTCCTGCCATTTTTTGAGTGCCTGTACCGGGGTGATATGACCGAGTGCCTTTTGAGGGATCTGGTGGTTATATAGGCGGACATAGCGATAAAGGGCGGCCTTGAGCCCTTTTGAGGATGGAAATCGTGTATGTGTCACCACT
This genomic window from Deltaproteobacteria bacterium contains:
- a CDS encoding ABC transporter ATP-binding protein, which codes for MTGLISVKNVDFAYRKREVLKGINLSFNHGEVVSLHGPNGSGKTTLLKIILGFLKPKKGEVFFEGQNIKKIPRNMLARRIAYVPQTHREAFAYTVEDVVLMGRMPYHSFFSSYSQKDHAAVAAALERLGILHLMKRPYTEISGGERQLTLIARSLAQGADVFIMDEPVNGLDYGNQMRLLAGIKSLAREGLTIIMTTHFPDHALMTADRVILFKDGAVLADGPPDTTINRETIFTLYSIQVDIIPVNGSGKVCMPVCNQWRQGGCHVPRDHRPL